The DNA sequence TCCAGTTGACAGTCTGGATGCTTTAAGACAGAAACGAGCTCTTTGGTTGATGGATTGTTCAGATCATTATTGCAGAGTCTGTGGAAAAAGGCGAAAGAATTTATCGGAACGTAAAAGCATTTAGCAGTCACAATAGGGTAGGGttctcttctgtgtcatgtcCCTTAGATGGTGAGCCTGAAGGAAGAGACTGTCTCTTCCCACTGATGCtggtaagctgctttgggagccaTTTTCATCAAAGGCCTTGCCCAAGTTGGActgccccctctccttccctcaggGCCACTATTTGCCCTGTGGGAACAGGAAGAGAGCTATGGAGGCAACATTGGGGTACCAGCCAGACTGTCCTCTGCTCTCCACAGGGCCAACAGACACCATCTACCTtgaggaaaggaagaagagagTAAAGGAGGCCGGCCAAGACAACATCGGAGCAAACTTTTCATTTTGATCTATTTATTTGGTTTAGGGTTGTAAAACTGTAAATGATCTTCTGTGTCTGGGCAGAAAGGCAgtacataaatgcaataaataaataaatacgcctGAAAATAAGCATGGGCTTATGTCTGTAACATCAGCCTCTGGAATTGGCTGGCTGTGTGAAGCTTCTGGACTAGCAAGGCATAGTTCAAACCCTCAGAGCCTGCCTCCCTGTCTGCATTTGCCACCTAGTCAACAGAGCAGAATCTTCTTGCCTGCTCTTGTCCCAACAGCGGCACCAGTCCCTTGATCGGGTGCCAGACCTGCGCACCACCCACTGACTGCAAGGACCTTTGGACTGGAGAACTTGTCAGGCCTCAGATACAGCTAAATGCCTGAGGCCTTGTCTGGCTTCGATACTTGAATGCAAAATACACTGTCTCATAGAAATGTGTGTGTTTCCttttattgttcatagccattggccgTCACAATGAAATATTCATACAAGAATTTCAAAAGAGGACAGTTGATgcagagaatatatatataagcatttCGAggttaaaaattacaaaaattcAAGGGAAAAGAGCAAATAGAAGATTATATAAAATCATTTCAACTAAAATTATCGGACCAAACAAAAAGTGCTACAATCAGGATAAAATTGGGGCTTCTACTAAATGTATATAGAAATGTATTCTGGGAAATTTGCAACATgcccttttaaaatgtaaatttcaaaTTCGTTCAGGATGTTCTttggtgtgtttttatttttgttgaattgttttgtttatgtttgtcaccctgagctcctacaggAGGAAGGGCTGCGTATAAATTCTAATTCTCTAGAATAAGAATACGGATAAGCTCCAGTAGTAACAGTAAGTTGTAGGAGTAATAATATAGTTGGAAGCATCATCCCCAATCCTTCCTGGCTCACTGTAGAACAGAGGTGCTGTTTCAGATTTTTGGAAAGTGGGGTTGGGCAGATTCAGCAAGGTCTAAAGACTACATTCAAACTAAAAAcggcaaaaaaaaaagcttgtgtTAAGAGCATTTACTATGAATATTATTTTAATCTGTCGATCATTTGGAATGTTTTCTCAATCCTGGAAATTGCTTGTATTTGACATCAACCATGAATTCTGTTTCAGCCACTTACCTCAGTTCTCTGATTTTGTTCAGCTGAGGGCTGAGCCTCTGCAACCCCTCATTCTGGATGAAGCACGAATCAAGATTTAAGAGGTCAATCTTTCTGCCGCAACTCAGAACATAAGCAAGGATGGTGCAATCAACAGGCATCAGATACAGCTCTGAGAAGTCCATGGAGGCATGATCATCTCCCAGTGCCTGACGTACAAGTAGTTTGTTGTGTTTCTCAAAGAGCAAACTGAAGAAGTTCAAAGTCTTTCTTTTACCATCATGATTCTCCATGCTCAAGAAAGCGATGCAGTCCATCTTCATGATCCAATCAAGGACTCGCTTAGTGGTCATTGAAGAGAACTTCCCCAAAATTTCCTCCAGGGGTGCCCTTGGTGCGGGATGGGACAAGCCAGACAGGAAGCGAAGAAAAATGTCATACTCCCCACCTTGGCTGTTTTGGGCTGCTGTCttaatgcatccaaaattatCCTCTTTGAAGTCTAGGTAATGgacaagggcagcaaaaaactcTTGAACAGTGAGGTGGACAAAAGAATAGGTGACCTTGGAAGACGAGATGTCACTTTGTATGTTTTCCACCAGGAAAGCACTGAAGGGCAGAGATGAATCTACCCCAAATGCCTCCAATAATTGCTGATCAAAGATAAGAATGTGATACTGGAGACCATAGTCGGCCAACCAACCAAGTTTTATCAACATTTCCCGCACTTCTTCCCTCTTAGGGAGCCCCCTGGTGTGGTTGGCCATCATATGCTTGACGTAGCTTACAAAGAGCTGAGTCACAGTCTTGGGAAGGGGGTGCGACTGCCCAGTGGTGGAGGAGAAGCAAGGTTGCAAGGCTGTGCAAGTAATCCAGCAGTAGGAGGGATTGTAACAAAGAGTGTACAGAACCTGGCTCTCCCTCACATGCGCTAATGCTCTCTGGGCAACCACGACATCTCCAAAGAAGTTGCCGAAGTACCTTTCTCTTTCCTGGGAGAGGAAGCCCACAATACTGGCCACTCTGTGGAGGACTCCAGTTTTCAAACGGCTGAGTTTGCTTGGGTGGCTGGTCAGGAGAACGGAACATCCCTTCAGAAGTGTTTGGTTCAGCAGGCTGGCTACAATCACCTCAACCGGTTTCACATCTCGTGTCTCTGCACAGAAGCCTAAGCTCAAATCAAGGTCACGTTTGCTCTCGTCCAAGCCGTCAAAGATGAAGAGCAATTTCTCTGGCTCTCGTAGAATTGCCCCAAGTTTATCGTGTAATTTGGGGTACCCCCGTTGGATTAAACTTTCTAGACTGGCCATCTCTCCCACAGTGTTGAGTTCTCGGAATTTGAAGAAGAAAATAAAGGTGAACTTCTGGTAGTGTTTTCCAGTTGCCCAGTTGAAGACAAATTTCTGCACCAGGGTCGTCTTGCCCACCCCGGCCACCCCACTCACCATGACAAACAGGGGCATATGTTATGCTGAACGGACAGCAGTAAGGGGCAAGGCAAGATTGTACCGGAGGAGGGAGCTCCTTGGCATTCACTGGATGGGGGTGCAGTGTGGTGGGAAGCAAGAAGGTATATTGGTAAAGCAttgaagcctctcttttccttcctGTGAAAGGGTGCGGTGCGAAATATCACAGGATTGGAAGCTGGTGGCATTTCAGTTTGAGACCCGCAGGGGTTCTCCTGGATGGAAAATGTAATACTTGTCAAGTCTGTACAACAGTATTCAATGGGGGTAAGTAGGGGTGGTGTAGGGGGAGGTTGCAGTTGGGAGAGCTCACCCCAGGCATCACCTTTCATACACCCCAAATGTTGACTGGTGGAGTCTGCTCTCCAGCATGGATTTCTGAGAAGACATCCTCGTCATGCTGGCAGAGATCGCTCCCCCAACTGACATGTGTAAgggaaagggggtgggtgggggtagaAACACAGTACCTCCCATTTTAAATTTTGGGGCATCTGAGTCCAGCTGGAGATGGACTTTTAAAGGTTCAGTCCAACTCGGACATGTGAAAGCCTCGCTTGAATCACCCCATTCCTCTCGCAGTGCAGGAAGTGCACAGAACTGATGCCCACGCCTCATCATGAATTTCTTGCCCCTGGATTAGGTCATATACTCAGAATAAAACAAATCCATTACAGTGTTCCTGCAACAATCATATTcttacattttcattttcatgtcCTATGGCAAGGGGAGGGGGTGCAGCACATACCTGCCTCACAACACCCATGCTCCAATGGTGATTTCTACTGCTCCTCTTTCCATTCATCTTGGGCATGCCTACGAACTCACTTCTCTTCCTCTGATCTTCTGGCTTCCCTCCACCTACCCTTTGGCCAGGTCCCTCCCCTCCAGCGCCTGCTCTGGAAACCCCCAGTCTCCGGAATCCGAGTCAGAAATGACTTTTTGCAGAACCATTGGCTGTGTGTTCATCAGCTGTGGCTAATAATGTGAATCCCATCGCGTGTTCATTGTAGCTCCAAGAAGACGGTGACTAAGTGTCCctatattaaattcaatggggcttactgcatgGTTGAAGGGGTTTCAGATTGCGTCTTGAGGCAGTGTAAAAACCTCCTGCTTaatattggaaggggagggagagatcaaACAGCTCAATTGTGTCAGCAAATGCTAATCCCTAAAGAGCCCTGAGGAAAGGGTCTCAAAGCATGTTTTGCTTTTGCAGAGATTAGAGCTGCCTCTCCATGACAGGTTCCTCTCAAAATGCCTCCTGTAGTTTTGGCATGACAGATCTGACTTCCAGGTggcaggtgaggaggaaggagaggggctgcAGCAATACTGGCATTCTGCCACCCCGGCTGGATGAAGGGTTTGTGTTGCCCTATATGAAACCTTCCTGTGGAGTCCATTCGCATGTGAGTGCTGACCCTCAGCCATGCACATGTGAATGTGTATTCCTCCACACAGACACAACATTTCTACTTTCTGAAATTGACCCAAACAGCATTAGCTGAAGGACTCCTGGAAGGTCAAACTTCTACATATTTGTCTTCTTTGGAGATTATCGTCAAATACTTTGTGAGTTCCATGCATCTTATTTCAGGTGACCTAGGAAACACATCTTTCTTGATACAAAGTTCTGGCTGCCATTGTGTGCAGAGACCTGGTTGTGGGGTTGCGGGGCTGGCCCTGGCAAGGGAGGGGAAGAATCCATGGCTGGTGGTGCCTTGACCTGCAGAAGTGCTGGTGCAGCACCTTCCCAGATCCTCTCCTTGGATCCCCTCCTTTGTGAAATTCGCCCAATCCACCCACCCTCGAGGtccagctcctgctgaggcttTATGGGGTCTCTGGTTAACAGGGTCAGAAAGGATTTTTTCCTCTCCCATGGGGAGGGTTGTTCTTCCTTTCCCTCAGTGAACAGCTAGAACTATTACACATTACTTATAATTTTTCACaacttttggaaggggaggaaATGGCATTGAGCAGGAGAATTAACATCACCTTGGAGGGAAGTTCATAGTATGGGCTTCTCTCGGAGACCCGATCCGAAGCCAACTAACTCCAGTTGCTAGTGGGGCTCCAGATGCTTGGAAAGCACCAGACTGGGTGCACTTTAGTCTTGCCAGCTCCCCCGGTTTCCTCAATATTCGTTCTGAGGCAGTTCTTAAACAACAGGAAGGTGGTTTGAGGAGACTTCGACCCTGTCTCCAGTGCCATGCCGACAACAATTAGTTGTGGTATTTATTAAGGTTGCATCATGTTTCCACCCACACCTGTCTTTGGTTCTGCTATTTCCCAAACCTGCCGCCCAGAGGGCAGCACAAGGCGGATACCCCACAAACACTTTGGCAACCACAATTcgccttgggacacatgacgtTCCATTTGATGAATCTGATATTCTTTGTGTGGGATCCCCAGGTGCAGAATGTTCCAGATGAAACTGGATTCTACACTAgattatttttaattgtctttttaaatttttttcatgtgttttaaaatttgtgtatttgttcttattgtttttaattgttgtaaaccgcccagagagcctcagctatggggctgtatatgaatgcaagcaagcaagcaagaaataATGGAACACAATGTCAAAGCATATTCATCCATTGAGGATCAGCTTACAGAATACTAGAGGGAATCTCTTTCTAGAAATGGTGATGCCTCAGTCCAATTTCAGCAACAATCCTGAGAGGTACCTTGACATTGAGGGGAAATAACTGGACTAAGCTCAGCTCTGGTGGTAATATCTGAGGAAGGACAGTTCAACCCAGATGTTTAATCCTTTTGAAAAGGGTGCTGGAATTGAACTTTGAgaccttactcaaatagggaccaACCACTAAGACTTTACCTTTTAGTGTTGATAGTTCTATCTTTCCTAAAATCACTTCTATCTTGAGCAATCCTCACCCAACCAGAATCTAAACCTGATTGCCCCAAAGGAGTAAAACATAAGAGGACCACAACAGATCGTTTTGATGCAGATAGGTAAGGTTTATTGTATGGGAAAGAGGAGTGCAGGGAAGCCTTTCCATGATGAGCAGCTTCAGAAAGGTGAACAATACATTTTGTGCAGAAGAGCGGAATGACAGATGAAAGATGAGTAAGATGAGAGAAGGCATAAATACAAAGAGAATAACAGAGCTTCTCAGTAAAGTGGAAGCATCATAAATCTTGCAGCCCTGAGGAATATTCAGAGATGCATCAAAGAATGAGCAGTGAATTTGGGATCCCTTGAATTTTGGTCAGAATGCCTTCAGGTTGGCTTGAAAGAAAGGAAGCAAAAAAGTCCATATCTAAGAGAGTTGGAGGGAAACCTGAGAGGTGCTTTGAGCAGGCAGGTGTAGGTATGAGTGTCAGAGGTGACGATCCAGTCTGCTCTTGTTTCTCTGGATGGGGAGGCTCAACATTTCTGGCACCTAAACGCATACAATCATCACCTGTGAATCCATTTTGTGCAATTCGGGTACCGTTCTGTTCCATTCCTTTGATGATCATGTTCCCATTCAGTGAAGGGGTGAGCTTGTTCCGGGATTGTAAAGAAATGAGTATGGTTGTATCAGTGGTGGCAAATTAACTTCAGATGAAGGTTGGGGAAAGCTAGGGCCTGAGGACCCTCCATATCTCTGCTCAGGGTTGTTGCTCAGGAGGAATAGGGATGTGCCAACTTCCAAAATTGATATGGGGACTCCATCAGACAGGGGAGGACGCCAGTGTGGTTGGTAGGGATAAGGAATAATATTCGTATGAATTGATAAACGAAAGGGCAGGTGCACGGGCTGTGGCTGGAGCACTTCCATCCCTCTGATGTTGATAGATGACTTTCCAGACTAGAGAGAACCTGGGGGGAAAGGGAGTGGAATCATTTAATCTTGTGAATGTTGACGTGCACTTGAATGCTTGTTTGATTTTTTGattttttattcaatttataacctgaccttcctcccagaaggagaccaggcagtaaacaaaaacacaaaaagcacctaaaacatctttcaaacatatgaaaacaaaacatcttgaaaaacacattgaaacagctttaaaaaaactaatcaaaTCCAGTCTTATTTTAAGGTacccagctttaaaaatattttaaaaagcaattccaacacagactcagacaaGGAGGGTCTCTAtgtaagaggcttgttgaaagtggaagattttcagtaggtgccgaaaatataacaatgacggtcctgcccatttggtaggggcgggtttgcctacaccctatttctaggaaggctcgggaaggttccagaaattgtgtaagaggtcaggtgaggtatcttgaccaatggggtaagggttttgagcggctatatatagcctgctccgctttaagagcacgccttttttgccttgcggcacatTAAGAAAAGGCTCCTTGGGTCTCCTGCTGCTGACCGTCTTTGGTGAATTTTCCTTGTAGAGGTTTCCTGCTTTCTACTGCTGGTACTCTCGTGCCTTGTTTAGCTTTGCTTTCTCATCAGCTGAGAGTTGGGTGTGGGGCTTGCCTATTGGCGTTAGTGCCTCATCTTACCTACTTCCCGGGCGTTCTTTCTGTTTGttgcagccttcctctttttcccgcgCGTCAGCTGGGCAGCGGTGTTTGACCGGCTGCCTCGGCTTGCCGGCTGGCTCTGGCGCTGCGGCGCTGAGCCTGCACGTGGCTGCTTCCTGGAGTTCTCCCTCATCGCCTTCCTTTTGTTGGGCCCCCTTTTCCCGCGCGTCAGCTGGGCAGCGGTTGCAGTGTTGCTTGCTAGCTCTACTGCTGCTGCGCTGAGCCTGCACGTGGCTTTCTATAGGACTTCTCACACTTTGCCTTCTGTTGTTGGCCCCTTTCCGTTTGTCAGCTCTTCCTGGAGCTGGCTGTTTGCAGGTGCGTTCCAGCAccaatcccaccccatttatttcaggggccttccttgcaccctattggggccttgctagagtgggttttaagcaagtgctttgcacaagcaacccccctttgtggatggtaaccttcattaacccccccctccattcagcctgctacataattcttccacccctttttggattgtggggagttgggttgtttaccccttcccttagccccctcccttattccttttgcctctttcatgggggaggtgtgagttgctcacaagggtgggggggtgtctgcttgttttgtcttcttaatgaattatatataatattattttattattaaatatataaataaatagatacgtacatgaattaattttcagatatttctagatatataatatcattttattattattaaataaataaatacatgaattcattttaatatttatagatatgtatttagattccccccgttccttttgcttttttcgCGTAGGAGGGGTGAGTAGCTTGGAAGGGGGGGGTATCTGCTTGTTTGGATTTCTTCAATTCTTTATTATATATGgaatgattttatcattattatatgaataaatactttgataatatataaattaattttaaaatctttatagatatatgcataatcatatatagatatatgaagcTTATTCTGTTGGGTAGCATTGCGGATGTAGGTTTTAGATTGATCTTCGTTGTTGCTTATCcccatatcatttattttatatacttagttctgtttgtattcctgcatgcatgttttgtattttaaaatgatgttctggatcatgtagcttcataatttgttgcatttcttatgcatggaggaaaagtatagatgcttctacaatagcgtctctaaagggcaatagtttattttaaggtgagtatagaaaaatcccacatctcatatttcttttgcggttttttttaaaaaatatgtgaataggtgtgattccaagaaaggtaatctatgctatgtaagcttataggaaatgctctgcagccaggtgaactcattgttgtggcgtTCTGAGCCAAGCAGAAAGGAAATGCCCTACAGCCAGGTAAACTCATAGTTGTGGCTTTCGGGGAGCCAATATGTTTAaggttcatatatatttttcctgtagttttaaatgctctgttttatccctgaaatatctaaaatgaaacattctgcttaatttgagattgacagtttattggtcctcgaTTAAAGTGCTCCTCTAGCATTAGGTAAATCTTTATTATGACGCTTTTCCACGGaattttaaatcaatttaactttattccacaaatatgaattgtatactgcttgtttcacaagatacaggtaccctcttcaatcgcatctatttcatggcagtctcgtgtaCACTGGGCGCTGCTACCAGTTTTCTTCAGCGGCCGTTCTTTCTTCAAAGAACAGAGGACTTCCTCCTGTAGCCTGAACTGCAGGTAAGTTTTGATACAGGCTGTAGTTGATaatttggtgtcaattcaggagcttgggcgtgccaaataatggctggctgcctttaggtgcctgggggctcactatagaatttattttcttggattatcttcctacagtgccagcgg is a window from the Rhineura floridana isolate rRhiFlo1 chromosome 22, rRhiFlo1.hap2, whole genome shotgun sequence genome containing:
- the LOC133374737 gene encoding NACHT, LRR and PYD domains-containing protein 3-like — encoded protein: MPLFVMVSGVAGVGKTTLVQKFVFNWATGKHYQKFTFIFFFKFRELNTVGEMASLESLIQRGYPKLHDKLGAILREPEKLLFIFDGLDESKRDLDLSLGFCAETRDVKPVEVIVASLLNQTLLKGCSVLLTSHPSKLSRLKTGVLHRVASIVGFLSQERERYFGNFFGDVVVAQRALAHVRESQVLYTLCYNPSYCWITCTALQPCFSSTTGQSHPLPKTVTQLFVSYVKHMMANHTRGLPKREEVREMLIKLGWLADYGLQYHILIFDQQLLEAFGVDSSLPFSAFLVENIQSDISSSKVTYSFVHLTVQEFFAALVHYLDFKEDNFGCIKTAAQNSQGGEYDIFLRFLSGLSHPAPRAPLEEILGKFSSMTTKRVLDWIMKMDCIAFLSMENHDGKRKTLNFFSLLFEKHNKLLVRQALGDDHASMDFSELYLMPVDCTILAYVLSCGRKIDLLNLDSCFIQNEGLQRLSPQLNKIRELRLCNNDLNNPSTKELVSVLKHPDCQLESLSLAKNALTEQCCRDLSSALSESQTLLSLDLTKNKLRDEGLSDLLTAFSNPQCTIQKLVIQEIGLSDESCGKLSAALADNTNLKHLDLSGNLFTDQCAEDIHALILTCPALTEIRLNLSNITPMMEKQLKNLEGEREGLKIYI